The Citrifermentans bemidjiense Bem genome window below encodes:
- a CDS encoding response regulator, with protein sequence MSADIESLNTTPQIRKPLGEIFVERGLLTKVSVDRLIDHAKSKGIRLGELLEVIGLVSPEELAEALAIQYRCRKISDFSKYAYSPAMLRMIPMEMAVKHTIFPLKMDDGRLGLAVADPTTDELFQQIAAMHKVKLILYVATRMEINRAIAKHYLGQPVTGPEGKTILLVEDDQLSREMVAKILIKHGCTVETAIDGMDAFAKIFALKPKLVITDKVMPKLGGYEFLYAIRNIPEFRYMPVILMTAAATPDEEKEALERGFFDFVLKPVKEIGLMTRVKRAFQSREALYGKTA encoded by the coding sequence ATGTCCGCCGACATCGAGTCTTTGAACACCACGCCGCAAATCCGCAAGCCGCTGGGAGAAATCTTCGTGGAGCGGGGGCTTTTAACCAAGGTATCGGTTGATCGCCTGATCGATCATGCCAAGAGCAAAGGGATCCGTCTCGGTGAGCTCTTGGAGGTGATCGGGCTGGTTTCGCCCGAAGAACTGGCCGAGGCGCTGGCTATCCAGTACCGCTGCCGCAAGATCTCCGATTTTTCCAAGTACGCCTACTCCCCGGCAATGCTGCGTATGATACCGATGGAGATGGCGGTGAAGCACACCATTTTCCCGTTGAAGATGGACGACGGGCGCCTCGGGCTCGCAGTTGCCGATCCGACCACGGACGAGCTTTTCCAGCAGATCGCTGCCATGCACAAGGTCAAGCTGATCCTTTACGTCGCGACCCGCATGGAGATAAACCGCGCCATCGCCAAGCACTACCTGGGCCAGCCGGTAACGGGCCCAGAGGGAAAAACCATCCTGCTCGTCGAGGATGACCAGCTCTCCCGCGAGATGGTGGCCAAGATCCTGATCAAGCACGGATGCACCGTTGAGACGGCCATCGACGGCATGGATGCCTTCGCCAAGATCTTCGCCTTGAAGCCGAAGCTGGTGATCACGGACAAGGTGATGCCCAAACTCGGGGGTTACGAGTTCCTTTACGCCATCCGCAACATCCCGGAGTTCCGCTACATGCCGGTGATCCTGATGACTGCCGCCGCCACGCCGGACGAGGAAAAGGAGGCCCTGGAGAGGGGGTTCTTCGACTTCGTACTGAAACCGGTCAAGGAGATCGGGCTTATGACCCGGGTGAAAAGGGCCTTCCAGAGCAGGGAAGCCTTGTACGGCAAGACCGCCTAG
- a CDS encoding serine hydrolase domain-containing protein, which translates to MRAIILILMLFPLLVPQDLLAAVEPIPPGLVSNIDLLLERAMSEKLIVGGVVVVGNHEGILATASRGQLNSDPGAEPITDRTVFDLASLTKVVATTPAVIKLLDEGKISLTDPVSRWFPEFAGSQLTVLHLLTHTSGLADFQIGSIQGAIRKAAAQLARKSPGTSFDYADINFILLGELVHRVSGETLDLFCKEQIYEPLGAKATQFLPPAGLVPEIAPTSGNRGGVVQDENARRLGGVAGHAGVFSSAHDLSRYARLLLGKGTLDGKRILSEQVVAQMITPYLCNNGRVKRGLGWDISSPFSAPKGNFFSDASFGHTGYSGSSIWIDPEQDLFVIMLTRRSDYHNVKNFNQLRRDVSTYASADFRSPGSGEAQPVPVAELPQIKNRVLVASAAEAIEIPVRRSKVSARSKWGVDRRAAKCETKKKDRHLAKARSGHRNSRIAKLAKNESGKKRRLAKS; encoded by the coding sequence GTGCGCGCTATCATCCTGATACTCATGCTGTTCCCGTTGCTGGTTCCCCAGGATCTCCTCGCCGCAGTGGAGCCCATTCCCCCGGGGCTGGTCTCCAACATAGACCTGTTGCTGGAAAGGGCCATGTCCGAGAAACTCATCGTCGGCGGAGTCGTGGTGGTCGGCAATCATGAAGGGATATTGGCTACGGCCTCCCGCGGTCAGCTCAATTCCGACCCTGGCGCCGAGCCGATCACGGATCGCACCGTGTTCGACCTCGCCTCCCTCACCAAGGTGGTGGCCACAACCCCTGCCGTCATCAAGCTCCTCGACGAGGGTAAGATCAGCCTGACCGACCCGGTTTCCCGCTGGTTCCCCGAATTTGCCGGCTCTCAGCTCACCGTGCTGCACCTCTTGACCCACACCTCCGGCCTTGCCGACTTCCAGATCGGCTCCATCCAGGGGGCGATCCGCAAGGCCGCGGCGCAACTGGCCCGCAAGAGCCCGGGTACCTCTTTCGACTACGCCGACATCAATTTCATACTCCTGGGCGAACTGGTGCACAGGGTTTCCGGCGAGACGCTGGACCTCTTTTGCAAGGAGCAGATCTACGAGCCTTTGGGGGCCAAGGCGACCCAGTTCCTCCCGCCGGCAGGGCTCGTTCCCGAGATCGCCCCCACCTCCGGCAACCGCGGCGGAGTGGTGCAGGATGAGAACGCGAGGCGCCTCGGGGGGGTGGCAGGGCACGCCGGCGTGTTCAGCTCGGCGCACGATCTCTCCCGCTATGCGCGGCTATTGCTTGGCAAGGGGACCCTGGACGGAAAGCGCATCCTGTCCGAGCAGGTGGTCGCCCAGATGATCACTCCCTACCTCTGCAACAACGGGCGCGTAAAGCGCGGCCTGGGATGGGACATCTCCTCTCCCTTCTCGGCCCCGAAAGGGAACTTTTTCTCCGACGCCTCCTTCGGACACACAGGTTACAGCGGCTCCTCCATCTGGATCGATCCCGAGCAGGACCTCTTCGTGATCATGCTGACCAGAAGGTCGGATTACCACAACGTAAAAAATTTCAACCAGTTGCGCAGGGATGTCTCCACCTACGCCTCCGCAGATTTCAGGTCGCCAGGAAGCGGCGAGGCGCAGCCCGTGCCCGTGGCGGAACTGCCGCAGATCAAGAACCGCGTGCTGGTGGCGTCCGCGGCCGAGGCGATCGAAATCCCGGTCCGGCGCAGCAAGGTATCCGCACGCTCCAAGTGGGGCGTCGACCGGCGAGCCGCCAAGTGCGAAACCAAGAAGAAGGACCGGCACCTAGCCAAGGCGCGCTCCGGCCACAGGAACAGCCGCATCGCCAAGCTGGCCAAGAACGAGTCAGGGAAGAAGCGGCGCCTCGCCAAGAGCTAG
- a CDS encoding cytochrome c3 family protein, with amino-acid sequence MKKKVCSALALLLLGVIFAASTAFAAKVATVDIPVKAELYATAPAPLTPDQCAQCHTSVFGALKNAGGRHRFDCQQCHKTFHAYNPKKGNYDEIMPKCASCHTEIHGPANKDCSACHNPHSPGKVAMTPRLTNTCATCHPAQKEELVKFPSKHSKVSCDRCHTSHGYIPSCFNCHKPHYKDQPIETCGKCHPVHQPKSIHYPTSEPAQTCGSCHGKIFEKWKKTPSKHAKVNCATCHRDKHGYVPQCTECHKAPHPKSILDRFPKCLGCHLDVHDLPSMK; translated from the coding sequence ATGAAGAAAAAAGTATGTAGCGCGCTGGCGCTGTTGCTCCTGGGAGTGATATTCGCCGCTTCCACCGCCTTCGCAGCCAAGGTTGCGACCGTAGATATCCCGGTAAAGGCTGAGCTTTATGCCACCGCGCCGGCTCCGCTGACCCCCGACCAGTGCGCCCAGTGCCACACCTCGGTCTTCGGCGCATTGAAAAACGCAGGTGGGAGGCACCGCTTCGACTGCCAGCAGTGCCACAAGACCTTCCACGCGTACAACCCGAAGAAGGGGAACTACGACGAGATCATGCCCAAGTGCGCTTCGTGCCACACCGAAATTCACGGGCCTGCCAACAAGGACTGCTCCGCCTGCCACAACCCGCACAGCCCCGGCAAGGTAGCCATGACCCCGAGGCTCACCAACACCTGCGCCACCTGCCACCCGGCGCAGAAGGAAGAGCTGGTCAAGTTCCCCAGCAAGCACAGCAAGGTTTCCTGCGACAGGTGCCACACCTCGCACGGCTACATCCCCAGCTGCTTCAACTGCCACAAGCCGCACTACAAGGATCAGCCCATCGAGACCTGCGGCAAGTGCCACCCGGTTCACCAGCCGAAGAGCATCCATTACCCGACCAGCGAGCCGGCACAGACCTGCGGCTCCTGCCACGGCAAGATCTTCGAAAAGTGGAAGAAGACCCCGAGCAAGCATGCCAAGGTCAACTGCGCGACTTGCCACAGGGACAAGCACGGCTACGTGCCGCAGTGCACCGAGTGCCACAAGGCGCCGCATCCGAAGTCGATCCTGGATCGCTTCCCGAAATGCCTCGGCTGCCACCTCGACGTGCATGACCTCCCCAGCATGAAGTAA
- a CDS encoding glycoside hydrolase 100 family protein: MDHELLAECYREALALLRENSTPAGILASGRNQRSEGRNYTSIFGRDASICALGMAVSGDEELRRIAAEGLLTLARYQAGNGQIPKYVKPELGEADFWYSGCIDATLWWLIAIRFVDRVLPEGGLGARLAPQTDLALSWLQCQEHQVWRLLQQLDASDWADIMPRAGYVLYTNVLWYWTKTLYGLPCAAETKEYLNTLLSPFGRVVPTHKRARLLVHYIRNRCKPSPFYLSFVNFSDWGEEIDIFGNIMAHLLGVSPPSTGDKAVEAILALKANQPHPVRVVGDPIRPGSRLWRPYMQRHRQNLAWQYHNGGAWPFVGGFWVLLLARLGRTRQAWSELEKLARSNRVNGWEFNEWFQGETGEPMGMPRQSWNASLYVLAYRTLADGTRYLP; encoded by the coding sequence ATGGACCATGAACTGCTGGCGGAGTGCTACCGCGAGGCGCTGGCGCTTTTGCGGGAAAATTCCACGCCGGCCGGCATCCTTGCCTCGGGGAGGAACCAGAGGTCCGAGGGGCGCAACTATACCAGCATCTTCGGCCGCGACGCTTCCATCTGCGCTTTGGGGATGGCGGTGTCGGGAGACGAGGAGTTGCGGCGCATAGCGGCAGAGGGGCTTCTGACCCTGGCCCGGTACCAGGCCGGCAACGGCCAGATACCGAAGTACGTGAAGCCGGAGCTGGGGGAGGCTGACTTCTGGTACTCCGGCTGCATCGACGCCACCTTGTGGTGGCTCATCGCCATTCGCTTCGTGGACCGCGTTCTTCCCGAAGGTGGGCTTGGAGCGCGGCTCGCCCCTCAGACCGACCTCGCCCTTTCCTGGCTCCAGTGCCAGGAACACCAGGTCTGGCGCCTGCTGCAGCAGCTGGACGCAAGCGACTGGGCCGACATCATGCCGCGGGCGGGTTACGTCCTCTACACCAACGTCCTTTGGTACTGGACCAAGACCCTCTACGGCCTCCCCTGCGCGGCAGAGACGAAAGAGTACCTGAACACGCTCCTTTCCCCCTTTGGCCGAGTGGTCCCTACACACAAGCGCGCCCGCCTGCTGGTCCACTACATCCGCAACCGCTGCAAGCCTTCCCCCTTTTATCTCAGCTTCGTCAACTTCTCCGACTGGGGCGAGGAGATCGACATCTTCGGAAACATCATGGCGCACCTGCTCGGGGTGAGCCCCCCCTCCACCGGCGACAAGGCGGTCGAAGCGATCTTGGCCCTGAAGGCGAACCAGCCGCACCCCGTCAGGGTGGTGGGAGACCCGATCCGGCCCGGCTCCAGGCTTTGGCGCCCCTACATGCAGCGCCACCGGCAGAACCTCGCCTGGCAGTACCATAACGGCGGCGCCTGGCCCTTCGTCGGGGGATTCTGGGTGCTGCTCCTGGCGCGCCTGGGGCGGACCAGGCAGGCGTGGTCCGAGCTGGAGAAGCTGGCCCGCTCCAACCGGGTGAACGGTTGGGAATTCAACGAATGGTTCCAGGGGGAGACGGGCGAGCCTATGGGCATGCCCCGGCAGTCCTGGAACGCCTCTCTCTACGTCCTCGCCTACCGCACCCTCGCCGACGGCACGCGCTACCTCCCCTGA
- a CDS encoding TPM domain-containing protein, giving the protein MDLSQAQHAEEFFSPEEKERIREAVAQAEKRTSGEIATMIVWASDRYREAEALGALLLAGLVAVVAAVAIRHVTIWSYIPLVFLLFYPALKLFHRFPRLKLSFAAAGRVADAVSERALVAFYQQGLYRTKEGTGVLIFISLLERKVWILGDRGIDQKIPQGEWNNLVDELAQGLRQGKAADSLCQVIASCGIELAKHFPRHSDDQNELPDEIIAS; this is encoded by the coding sequence ATGGACCTATCGCAGGCGCAACATGCAGAGGAGTTCTTCTCCCCCGAGGAGAAGGAGCGGATCCGCGAGGCGGTAGCGCAGGCGGAGAAACGCACCAGCGGCGAGATCGCCACCATGATCGTGTGGGCCAGCGACCGCTACCGGGAGGCCGAGGCGCTAGGTGCTCTGCTTTTGGCGGGGCTCGTCGCGGTGGTGGCGGCGGTAGCCATAAGGCACGTGACTATCTGGAGCTACATTCCCTTGGTTTTCCTGCTCTTTTACCCGGCACTGAAGCTCTTTCATCGTTTCCCAAGGCTGAAGCTTTCCTTCGCAGCCGCGGGGCGCGTGGCCGACGCGGTCAGCGAAAGGGCGCTGGTCGCTTTCTACCAGCAGGGGCTGTACCGGACCAAGGAAGGGACCGGCGTCCTCATCTTCATCTCCCTTTTGGAGCGCAAGGTCTGGATCCTGGGGGACCGCGGCATCGACCAAAAGATCCCCCAAGGGGAGTGGAACAACTTGGTGGACGAACTCGCCCAGGGGCTGCGCCAGGGGAAAGCCGCTGACAGCCTCTGCCAAGTGATCGCCAGCTGCGGCATTGAGCTGGCCAAGCATTTCCCCCGCCATAGCGACGACCAGAACGAACTCCCCGACGAGATCATCGCCTCGTGA
- a CDS encoding TPM domain-containing protein: protein MKKFLFLICVLLFATLCQGVEVPPLKGYVNDYAAMLSPAAAQQLESELAAFERSDSTQIVVLTIPSLEGEVLEEYSIKVVENWRIGQKGKDNGALLLVAKNDRKVRIESGRGLEGTLTDLISGRIIRNEITPAFKRGEYDLGVTRGAEAIMATVRGEYQAEPNDLRHGKRGANPIFTLLIFVLVASVFLGGISRILGGMAGAVGVPVAALLSFGVTSLLLLGGLAVVGFLLGLFVSFLFGSGGRGGFSGGGPFFGGFGGGGFGGGFGGGGFSGGGGSFGGGGASGDW, encoded by the coding sequence ATGAAAAAGTTCCTTTTCCTCATCTGCGTTCTTTTGTTCGCGACCCTTTGCCAGGGGGTGGAGGTTCCGCCGCTCAAGGGTTACGTGAACGATTACGCCGCCATGCTTTCGCCGGCGGCGGCGCAGCAGCTGGAAAGCGAGCTGGCCGCCTTCGAAAGAAGCGACTCCACCCAGATAGTGGTGCTCACCATCCCGAGCCTGGAAGGAGAGGTGCTGGAAGAGTACTCCATCAAGGTGGTGGAGAACTGGCGCATCGGTCAAAAGGGGAAGGACAACGGCGCCCTGCTCCTGGTGGCGAAAAATGACCGCAAGGTGCGGATCGAGTCGGGGCGCGGGCTGGAAGGGACGCTGACCGACCTCATTTCCGGCCGCATTATCCGCAACGAAATCACCCCTGCCTTCAAGAGGGGCGAGTATGACCTGGGCGTCACCCGCGGCGCGGAGGCCATCATGGCGACCGTGCGCGGCGAGTACCAAGCGGAACCAAACGACCTGCGGCACGGGAAGAGGGGGGCCAACCCCATTTTCACGCTGCTCATCTTCGTGCTGGTCGCCTCGGTGTTCCTGGGGGGGATCTCCAGGATCCTTGGCGGGATGGCGGGCGCAGTCGGCGTCCCGGTGGCGGCTTTGCTCTCCTTCGGGGTGACCTCCCTGCTCCTTCTGGGCGGACTTGCCGTTGTAGGCTTTCTCTTGGGGCTATTCGTCTCCTTTTTGTTCGGCTCAGGGGGTAGGGGAGGGTTCTCGGGTGGCGGGCCTTTCTTCGGCGGTTTCGGAGGCGGAGGGTTCGGCGGCGGTTTCGGCGGGGGGGGATTCTCAGGAGGCGGCGGCAGCTTCGGCGGCGGCGGCGCTTCGGGAGACTGGTAA
- a CDS encoding cation diffusion facilitator family transporter: protein MLRGERFNKADRAIRIGFWLNAVLMVMKLAAGHYGDSEAVFADGVESACDFIAIGMTLVALKLGRKPYDEDHPYGHGKAESLSAIFVSVIIGATGAWILYGSISTMVHGTYPKPALIAVLAAAVTIVIKELLYRYSVRVGRSLGSPALLAIAKDHRKDAVTSVATLIGVSFAYFGASVMDPIAAGITSFFIFSIGYQTFRSSAHELMDGQPEQELLRAITLLAERVEGVDQVHEIRARHSGQFLIVDLKLDMDPEMTVKRSHAIATQVKEEIFDQFNNVGDVMIHINPSDEPHEDLNRL, encoded by the coding sequence GTGCTGAGAGGGGAGCGCTTCAACAAGGCCGACCGCGCCATCAGGATCGGCTTCTGGCTCAACGCCGTGCTCATGGTCATGAAGCTGGCCGCCGGCCATTACGGCGACTCCGAGGCGGTCTTCGCCGACGGCGTCGAAAGCGCCTGTGACTTCATAGCGATCGGGATGACCCTGGTCGCGCTCAAGCTCGGGCGCAAGCCCTACGACGAAGACCACCCCTACGGCCACGGCAAGGCGGAAAGCCTCTCGGCCATCTTCGTCTCCGTCATCATCGGCGCTACCGGCGCCTGGATCCTCTACGGCTCCATCTCCACCATGGTGCACGGGACCTATCCCAAGCCCGCTTTGATCGCAGTCCTGGCTGCCGCGGTGACCATCGTTATCAAGGAACTCCTCTACCGCTACTCGGTGCGGGTGGGTCGCTCCCTGGGGAGCCCGGCGCTCTTGGCCATCGCCAAGGACCACAGAAAAGACGCCGTCACCTCGGTCGCCACCCTGATCGGCGTCAGTTTCGCCTACTTCGGCGCCTCCGTCATGGATCCCATCGCCGCCGGAATCACCTCCTTCTTCATCTTCAGCATCGGCTACCAGACCTTCCGCTCCTCGGCCCACGAACTGATGGACGGCCAACCCGAGCAGGAACTTTTGCGCGCCATAACGCTTTTGGCCGAGAGGGTGGAGGGGGTCGACCAGGTGCACGAAATAAGGGCCAGGCACTCGGGGCAGTTCCTCATCGTCGATCTGAAGCTGGACATGGACCCCGAGATGACGGTGAAGCGCTCGCATGCCATAGCCACCCAGGTGAAGGAGGAGATTTTCGACCAGTTCAACAACGTAGGCGACGTGATGATACACATAAACCCTTCCGACGAGCCGCACGAGGATCTTAACCGCCTCTAG
- a CDS encoding metallophosphoesterase family protein — translation MLVLPAYQTCQGQTLYEHSSELLAARARQVLPDDYSFVVMGDSRDGERTFLQVLALARSYSPLFILHAGDYSNKGSEAETANFLSLLRRSVPELPVFVVVGNHEEREVFAKEVGPLNFTLDIARLGLRLVALDNADSALRPAEQERLRREIASGPATVFVSMHVPPQTERWRGHTFTQGVEQLEKTLAGSRVQGLFFAHSHLYDRSEFAGIPAFITGGAGAPLVWFTRHGVPVNHILLVRVKKGRASYRMVPLKG, via the coding sequence TTGCTGGTCCTGCCCGCCTACCAAACCTGCCAGGGCCAGACGCTCTACGAGCATTCCAGCGAACTTCTGGCGGCAAGGGCACGGCAGGTCCTTCCTGACGACTACAGCTTCGTGGTCATGGGCGACAGCCGCGACGGTGAACGCACTTTTTTGCAGGTGCTGGCATTGGCGCGCTCCTACAGCCCTCTATTCATCCTGCATGCCGGCGACTACTCCAACAAGGGAAGCGAGGCTGAAACCGCCAACTTCCTGTCGCTGTTGCGGCGGAGCGTACCCGAGCTCCCGGTGTTCGTCGTGGTCGGGAATCACGAGGAGCGCGAAGTCTTTGCGAAAGAGGTAGGGCCGTTAAACTTCACGCTCGATATCGCCAGGCTCGGTCTCAGGCTGGTGGCGCTCGACAACGCTGACAGCGCGCTGCGCCCAGCCGAGCAGGAGCGCCTGCGCCGCGAAATCGCCTCCGGCCCGGCCACCGTTTTCGTTTCCATGCACGTCCCCCCTCAGACCGAGCGCTGGCGCGGGCACACTTTCACCCAAGGAGTTGAGCAACTCGAAAAGACCCTGGCGGGAAGCAGGGTGCAGGGACTCTTCTTCGCCCATTCCCACCTGTACGACCGCTCCGAGTTCGCCGGCATCCCCGCCTTCATCACCGGCGGCGCCGGCGCTCCCCTGGTCTGGTTCACCCGCCACGGGGTACCGGTCAACCACATCCTGTTGGTGCGGGTGAAAAAGGGTAGGGCGAGTTACCGGATGGTGCCGCTTAAGGGGTGA
- a CDS encoding LemA family protein produces the protein MKRPILMILALLTLLGLSGCGYNTMQAKEEAVFAAWGDVEASYQRRADLVPNLVEVVKGYAKHEAETLTAVTEARAKVGSVQVTRDAVNSQQAMQNFQQAQSQLSGALSRLMVVVERYPDLKANQNFMDLQNQLEGTENRINVARVRYNQSVQDFNTTIRSFPNSLTNSVLLHLARKEPFKAEEGAKTAPKIKF, from the coding sequence ATGAAAAGACCGATCCTAATGATACTGGCCCTGCTGACGCTCCTGGGGCTTTCCGGTTGCGGCTACAACACGATGCAGGCCAAGGAGGAGGCGGTTTTCGCAGCCTGGGGGGATGTGGAGGCCTCATACCAAAGGCGCGCCGACCTGGTGCCTAACCTGGTCGAGGTGGTGAAGGGATATGCGAAGCACGAAGCCGAGACCCTTACCGCTGTCACGGAGGCCCGGGCCAAGGTGGGGTCGGTTCAGGTGACCCGCGACGCCGTCAACAGCCAGCAGGCGATGCAAAATTTCCAGCAGGCGCAGTCGCAGCTTTCCGGCGCCCTGTCCCGGCTGATGGTGGTCGTGGAGCGCTACCCCGACCTCAAGGCCAACCAGAATTTCATGGACCTGCAGAACCAGCTGGAGGGGACCGAAAACCGCATTAACGTGGCGCGGGTGCGCTACAACCAGTCGGTGCAGGATTTCAACACCACCATACGCAGCTTCCCCAATTCGCTCACCAACTCAGTCCTGTTGCACCTCGCACGCAAAGAGCCGTTCAAGGCCGAAGAGGGGGCCAAGACGGCCCCGAAGATCAAGTTCTAG